A genomic stretch from Helianthus annuus cultivar XRQ/B chromosome 1, HanXRQr2.0-SUNRISE, whole genome shotgun sequence includes:
- the LOC110941056 gene encoding uncharacterized mitochondrial protein AtMg00810-like produces MEQPPGFIDSRFPNHVCRLRKALYGLKQAPRAWFQRLSNFLLHQGFMCSQADTSLFVFHKGACLMYLLVYVDDIILTGNDEASISRFTASLHKEFAITDLGNLNYFLGLEVTTTSNGLFLSQGKYATDILSRADMLDSKPVSTPLSTSDVFLSTGPPFSEPSYYRSLVGALQYLTITRPDISYAVNQASQFLHAPTTAHFQLVKRILRYVKGTLNLGLRFSKPPNMSTVGYSDADWARCIETRRSTYGYSIFFGGNLVSWSAKKQPTVSRSSCESEYRAMANTASEIIWVTHLLRDLNALPPGRPTLLCDNLSAVFLSQNPVAHKRAKHIDIDYHFVRELVSSGKLHTKFVPTKLQVADIFTKPLARPLFEEFRDQLGVKPPPVSLEGGVIEFKIQIMLTT; encoded by the coding sequence ATGGAACAACCTCCCGGATTCATAGATTCTCGTTTTCCAAACCATGTTTGTCGTCTTCGCAAAGCCCTTTACGGTCTCAAGCAAGCTCCACGGGCGTGGTTTCAACGGCTAAGtaattttcttcttcatcaagGTTTTATGTGTAGCCAAGCCGACACCTCCTTATTTGTTTTTCATAAAGGAGCGTGTCTCATGTACTTACTCGtctatgtcgatgacattatcttaaCCGGTAATGACGAAGCTTCCATTTCTCGTTTCACTGCTTCTCTTCACAAAGAATTTGCTATCACTGACCTTGGCAATCTTAACTATTTTCTTGGTTTAGAAGTAACAACCACCTCTAATGGTTTATTCCTTAGCCAAGGAAAATACGCCACTGACATCCTCTCTAGGGCCGATATGCTTGACTCGAAACCGGTATCCACCCCATTAAGTACGTCTGATGTTTTTCTCTCAACCGGCCCGCCCTTTTCCGAACCAAGTTATTATCGGTCCTTGGTAGGTGCTCTTCAATATCTTACTATTACCCGGCCAGATATTTCATACGCAGTAAATCAAGCAAGTCAGTTCTTACATGCTCCTACAACTGCACATTTCCAGCTTGTAAAAAGAATTTTAAGATATGTTAAGGGCACTCTTAATCTTGGCTTGAGGTTCTCTAAACCACCCAACATGTCCACTGTTGGCTACTCTGATGCCGATTGGGCCCGATGTATCGAGACACGACGTTCCACTTATGGTTATTCCATTTTCTTTGGCGGAAACTTGGTATCCTGGAGTGCTAAGAAACAACCCACGGTCTCCCGATCAAGCTGTGAATCCGAGTACCGAGCCATGGCAAATACGGCGTCCGAAATCATTTGGGTCACTCACTTGCTACGTGATCTTAATGCACTCCCACCGGGACGACCGACTTTACTTTGCGATAATCTTAGCGCTGTGTTCCTAAGTCAAAACCCGGTGGCACACAAACGAGCAAAGCACATAGACATAGATTATCACTTTGTTCGCGAATTAGTGTCTTCCGGGAAGCTACACACAAAATTCGTTCCAACCAAGCTCCAAGTGGCAGACATTTTCACCAAACCGCTTGCAAGACCTTTATTTGAAGAATTTCGTGATCAACTCGGAGTCAAACCGCCACCCGTTTCGCTTGAGGGGGGGGTGAtagaatttaaaattcaaattatgTTGACCACGTGA